The following coding sequences are from one uncultured Desulfobacter sp. window:
- a CDS encoding tyrosine recombinase XerC: MILDDYLMALEAEKGYSAHTLRAYFTDIKSFIFFYLDTCNCTDENWQQAFEKMVKQVDKMIVRRYLAAQTALKKSKKTLSRRLSALNSFFDYLVRSGLISLNPADTIPFPKLEKTLPKAMSIDDIFRLLDTMKCDTWMDKRNIAMFETFYSTGMRIGELHMLNMQDIDFDAGLIRVLGKGNKERVMPVGKRALDAVQAYRADLKENFSAVFLNKNFGRLGRRSIRRILDKVVMACGLGLKISPHTLRHTFATHMLDCGADLRGIQEILGHASLSTTQVYTHVSMDRLMAVYDKAHPRR; encoded by the coding sequence ATGATTCTTGATGATTATCTCATGGCCCTGGAGGCTGAAAAAGGGTATTCCGCCCATACACTCCGTGCCTATTTTACGGATATAAAAAGCTTTATCTTTTTTTATCTGGATACCTGCAACTGCACGGATGAAAATTGGCAGCAGGCCTTTGAAAAAATGGTTAAACAAGTGGACAAGATGATTGTCCGCAGATATCTTGCCGCCCAGACGGCGTTGAAAAAAAGTAAAAAAACCCTTTCAAGGCGTCTGTCTGCTCTAAACTCTTTTTTTGATTACCTGGTCAGATCCGGTCTGATCTCCTTGAATCCTGCAGATACCATCCCGTTTCCAAAACTTGAGAAAACCCTTCCCAAGGCCATGAGTATTGATGATATTTTCAGGCTCCTGGACACCATGAAATGCGATACCTGGATGGACAAGCGCAATATTGCCATGTTTGAGACTTTTTATTCAACGGGGATGCGCATCGGTGAGCTTCATATGCTTAACATGCAGGATATTGATTTTGATGCCGGGCTGATCCGGGTCCTGGGCAAGGGGAATAAGGAACGGGTTATGCCCGTGGGCAAGCGCGCCCTGGATGCTGTTCAAGCCTATCGGGCTGATCTTAAGGAAAATTTTTCCGCCGTATTTCTAAACAAGAATTTTGGACGGCTTGGCAGGCGTTCCATTCGCCGTATTCTGGATAAAGTGGTCATGGCGTGCGGTTTAGGCTTAAAAATATCACCCCACACCCTGCGGCATACCTTTGCCACCCATATGCTGGACTGCGGTGCCGATCTTCGGGGAATTCAGGAAATCCTCGGTCATGCCAGCCTCTCTACCACCCAGGTGTATACCCATGTGAGCATGGATCGCCTGATGGCAGTATACGACAAAGCGCATCCCCGACGCTAA
- the argF gene encoding ornithine carbamoyltransferase — protein sequence MKKDLLCLLDLEPQDFTALFERALSLKARHKKGIYDAILAGKTLGLIFDKKSTRTRIAFETAMIQLGGHSIYMSTQDTQISRNEPAKDTARVLSRYIDCLAMRTFDHDLVEEFAQTSTIPVINALTDAFHPCQILSDIMTVIEHKDGYESVKIAWVGDGNNVANSWVNAASVLGFDLILACPDDHHIKPEIIDAAGADTKKNIVFTNDPKEAVKGADVVYTDVWASMGEEDQLEGRLKAFEGFQVNDELLKGAKDDCLVLHCLPAHRGEEISESVFEAENAAFWDQAENKRHMHKAILERLILG from the coding sequence GTGAAGAAGGATTTATTGTGTTTATTAGACCTTGAACCCCAGGATTTTACGGCCCTGTTTGAAAGGGCCTTAAGCTTGAAGGCGCGTCATAAAAAAGGTATTTATGATGCCATTTTGGCCGGTAAAACCCTGGGCCTTATTTTTGATAAGAAATCCACCCGGACCCGCATTGCCTTTGAAACGGCCATGATTCAACTGGGTGGACACTCTATATATATGAGCACCCAGGATACCCAGATATCCAGAAATGAGCCGGCAAAGGATACGGCCCGGGTCTTATCCCGGTACATTGACTGTCTGGCCATGAGAACCTTTGACCACGATTTGGTGGAAGAGTTCGCCCAAACCTCGACGATCCCGGTGATCAATGCCCTGACGGACGCCTTTCATCCCTGCCAGATTTTAAGCGACATCATGACGGTGATCGAACACAAGGACGGGTATGAAAGCGTCAAAATCGCCTGGGTCGGCGATGGTAATAATGTGGCCAATTCATGGGTCAACGCTGCGTCCGTACTGGGCTTTGACCTGATTCTGGCTTGTCCGGACGATCATCATATTAAGCCTGAGATTATTGATGCCGCCGGAGCGGATACAAAGAAAAACATTGTGTTCACCAATGACCCCAAAGAGGCGGTTAAGGGTGCCGATGTCGTGTATACTGATGTGTGGGCCAGCATGGGTGAAGAGGACCAGCTTGAAGGCCGCCTCAAGGCGTTCGAGGGATTCCAGGTCAATGATGAACTGCTCAAGGGGGCCAAGGACGACTGCCTGGTGCTCCACTGTCTGCCGGCCCACAGGGGTGAGGAAATTTCCGAATCTGTTTTTGAAGCGGAAAATGCGGCGTTCTGGGATCAGGCGGAGAATAAACGGCATATGCATAAGGCCATTTTGGAACGTTTAATTTTAGGTTAA
- the coaBC gene encoding bifunctional phosphopantothenoylcysteine decarboxylase/phosphopantothenate--cysteine ligase CoaBC yields the protein MTLNGKHIFLGVTGGIAAYKCVELLRLFKKAGADVVVGMTKAATRFVGPATFEFLSENPVLVDLWDGPGSEISHIDVASTSDLAVIAPATANCIGKLAHGIADDALTTTMLAMTCPVLLCPSMNTNMYQNMRVQKNLDLLEETGIHILDPDSGVLACKTTGAGRLPEPWFIFDRACTFFYRNDLKGKTVLVSAGPTVEPIDPVRFISNHSSGKMGYAIAAAAEKRGAKVILVSGPVSLDPPVGVACVSVGSCEQMYDAMFNHLDQADIIIKVAAVGDFKPVSVQGHKIKKTGDQDHMTLELIQNKDILKAIGLKKRKDQYLVGFAAETRDLETYAVGKMEKKQLDMIAANIVGKSGSGFQADTNKVKLFTRDGQVRDLPLMPKEEVAHAILDAVVKAVS from the coding sequence ATGACATTGAATGGTAAGCATATTTTTTTAGGGGTGACCGGCGGAATTGCCGCATATAAATGCGTTGAGTTGCTCAGGCTTTTCAAAAAGGCCGGGGCTGATGTGGTGGTGGGCATGACCAAGGCCGCCACCCGGTTTGTGGGGCCTGCCACCTTTGAGTTCCTTTCGGAAAACCCGGTGCTGGTTGATTTATGGGACGGCCCCGGCTCCGAGATTTCCCACATTGATGTGGCGTCAACATCGGATCTTGCCGTTATTGCACCTGCCACGGCCAACTGCATCGGCAAACTGGCCCACGGCATTGCCGACGATGCGTTGACCACCACGATGCTGGCCATGACCTGCCCTGTTTTACTCTGCCCGTCCATGAACACGAACATGTACCAGAATATGAGGGTGCAGAAAAATCTGGACTTGCTGGAGGAAACAGGCATCCACATCCTGGACCCGGATTCAGGGGTGCTCGCCTGTAAAACCACGGGCGCCGGACGCTTGCCGGAGCCATGGTTTATTTTTGACCGGGCCTGTACCTTTTTTTATAGAAATGATCTTAAAGGTAAAACCGTTTTGGTTTCTGCCGGTCCCACGGTGGAGCCCATTGATCCCGTGCGCTTTATCAGTAACCACTCTTCGGGGAAAATGGGGTATGCCATTGCCGCAGCTGCGGAAAAAAGAGGGGCCAAGGTTATTCTTGTCTCCGGCCCCGTGAGCCTTGATCCGCCTGTGGGTGTGGCGTGTGTGTCTGTGGGTTCCTGCGAACAGATGTATGATGCCATGTTCAATCACCTGGATCAGGCGGATATCATTATTAAAGTGGCCGCTGTGGGGGATTTTAAACCTGTGTCTGTCCAGGGCCATAAAATCAAAAAAACCGGGGATCAGGATCATATGACCCTTGAATTGATCCAGAACAAGGATATTTTAAAGGCCATAGGGCTCAAAAAGAGAAAAGACCAGTATCTGGTCGGATTTGCGGCAGAGACCCGTGACCTTGAAACCTATGCCGTGGGCAAAATGGAGAAAAAACAGCTGGATATGATTGCAGCCAATATTGTGGGCAAAAGCGGCTCGGGCTTCCAGGCAGACACCAATAAAGTCAAGCTGTTCACCCGGGACGGCCAGGTTAGGGATCTGCCTTTGATGCCAAAAGAAGAGGTTGCCCACGCCATTCTGGATGCTGTGGTCAAGGCCGTTTCGTAA
- the hslU gene encoding ATP-dependent protease ATPase subunit HslU, giving the protein MKDLKPHQIVTELDKYIIGQNDAKKSVAVALRNRWRRRQLEPDLQDEIAPKNIILIGPTGVGKTEIARRLANLTDSPFYKVEASKFTEVGYVGRDVESMIRDLVELTVNVLKGRQQESVQEKAFKIARERVLDLLLPSQKNSPAFGFDTGGETSQNPEEKPSEHTRKKLGKMLDGGKLDDRKIDIDVQEKNMPMVEIFSNAGMEEMGINMKDMLGNFMPKNTKSRNVKVKEALALFAQEEAAHLVDMEEVKNEAITMVEQSGIIFIDEIDKIAGKEKSHGPEVSKEGVQRDLLPIVEGSSVPTKYGTVKTDHILFIASGAFHVSKPSDLIPELQGRFPIRVELSSLGASEFSRILTEPKNALVLQYIALLRTEGVQLSFTQEAVDKIAQIAVEVNSSMENIGARRLHTLMERLLEEILFDAPDVAETTITIDAEFVEKQLADIARNQDLSRYIL; this is encoded by the coding sequence ATGAAGGATCTTAAACCCCACCAAATTGTAACGGAACTGGATAAGTACATTATCGGCCAGAATGACGCCAAAAAATCAGTGGCAGTGGCGTTGAGAAACCGATGGCGGCGACGGCAGCTGGAACCGGATTTACAGGACGAGATTGCACCTAAGAATATCATTCTTATCGGCCCTACAGGGGTGGGTAAAACCGAGATCGCACGCCGCCTTGCCAATTTGACGGATTCGCCTTTTTATAAGGTTGAGGCATCCAAATTCACCGAGGTGGGATATGTGGGCCGGGACGTGGAGTCCATGATCCGGGATCTGGTGGAGCTTACCGTTAACGTGCTCAAAGGGCGTCAGCAGGAGTCGGTTCAAGAAAAGGCATTTAAAATCGCCCGGGAACGTGTGCTTGATCTTTTATTGCCTTCCCAGAAAAACAGCCCGGCTTTTGGATTTGACACAGGCGGCGAGACGTCCCAAAATCCTGAGGAGAAGCCTTCGGAACACACCCGGAAAAAGCTTGGCAAAATGCTTGATGGGGGCAAGCTTGACGACCGTAAAATTGACATTGATGTCCAGGAGAAAAATATGCCCATGGTGGAGATCTTTTCCAATGCCGGCATGGAGGAGATGGGCATCAATATGAAGGATATGCTCGGTAATTTTATGCCCAAAAACACCAAAAGCCGCAATGTAAAGGTTAAAGAGGCCCTGGCGCTGTTTGCCCAGGAGGAGGCGGCCCATCTGGTGGACATGGAAGAGGTGAAAAACGAGGCCATTACCATGGTGGAGCAGTCCGGTATTATTTTTATTGACGAGATTGATAAGATTGCGGGCAAAGAGAAGAGTCATGGACCCGAAGTGTCCAAAGAAGGGGTGCAACGGGATTTGTTGCCCATCGTGGAAGGCAGTTCGGTGCCCACCAAATACGGTACCGTGAAAACAGATCATATCCTGTTCATCGCCTCGGGGGCCTTTCATGTGTCCAAACCTTCGGATCTTATCCCGGAGCTGCAGGGTAGGTTTCCCATCCGGGTGGAACTCTCCTCTTTGGGTGCATCAGAGTTTTCCCGTATTCTCACCGAGCCAAAAAATGCTTTGGTGCTGCAGTATATTGCTTTGCTGCGCACCGAAGGGGTTCAGTTGAGTTTTACCCAGGAGGCTGTGGATAAAATCGCCCAGATTGCGGTTGAGGTGAACTCTTCCATGGAAAATATCGGGGCAAGGCGGCTTCATACGCTCATGGAGCGCCTGCTCGAAGAAATTTTATTCGATGCCCCGGATGTAGCTGAAACGACGATTACCATTGATGCTGAGTTTGTTGAAAAACAGTTGGCAGACATTGCCAGAAACCAGGATTTAAGCAGGTATATATTATGA
- the thiC gene encoding phosphomethylpyrimidine synthase ThiC → MSQSYTTQMDAARKGILTPQMEQVLANEFISKEELMEGLAQGRIAVPANRHHLNLKAAGVGKGLKTKINVNLGVSKDVCCFDSEINKAQLAVDYQADAVMDLSVSGETEKFRKRLVEQIPVMIGTVPIYDTLTRTGKPTEEISLEEWFETVEIHAANGIDFITIHAGLNRKCAQSIKANPRLCGIVSRGGSILFEWMEKTGNENPFYEHFDRLLDICQAHDVCISLGDGLRPGAIKDSTDAPQIQELITLGELTKRAWEKNVQVMIEGPGHVPLHEVEMNMKLQKKLCHNAPFYVLGPLVTDIAPGYDHITSAIGGALAAMHGADFLCYVTPAEHLRLPTVEDVKEGIMASRIAAHAGDLAKGLKGAEDIDHKMSKARGELDWDGQFDCALDPEKAREYRKSSEPDEKEVCTMCGDFCAVKRTANLLK, encoded by the coding sequence ATGTCACAGTCATATACGACTCAGATGGATGCAGCCAGGAAAGGTATTCTTACCCCGCAGATGGAGCAGGTGCTCGCCAATGAATTCATTTCAAAAGAGGAACTCATGGAAGGACTTGCCCAGGGCCGGATTGCCGTTCCTGCCAATAGACATCATCTAAACCTGAAAGCGGCAGGCGTGGGGAAAGGGCTTAAAACCAAAATTAACGTCAATTTAGGCGTTTCCAAAGATGTCTGCTGTTTTGATTCGGAAATAAATAAAGCGCAGTTGGCTGTGGATTATCAGGCCGACGCCGTCATGGATTTGAGTGTATCGGGCGAGACCGAAAAATTTCGGAAACGTCTGGTGGAACAAATTCCTGTAATGATCGGTACCGTGCCCATCTATGATACCTTAACCCGTACCGGAAAGCCCACGGAGGAGATCTCCCTGGAAGAGTGGTTTGAAACCGTGGAGATCCATGCCGCCAACGGGATTGATTTTATTACCATCCATGCCGGACTTAATCGAAAATGCGCCCAAAGCATTAAAGCCAATCCCCGGCTGTGCGGGATTGTCAGCCGGGGCGGGTCCATCCTGTTCGAATGGATGGAAAAAACCGGCAATGAAAATCCATTTTATGAACACTTCGACCGGCTCCTGGATATCTGCCAGGCCCATGATGTCTGCATCAGCCTGGGGGATGGACTCAGACCGGGGGCCATCAAGGATTCAACCGACGCTCCCCAGATCCAGGAGCTGATCACCCTGGGAGAACTGACCAAGCGGGCCTGGGAGAAAAATGTTCAGGTCATGATTGAGGGGCCGGGCCACGTGCCTTTGCACGAGGTGGAAATGAACATGAAACTGCAAAAAAAGCTGTGCCATAATGCGCCGTTCTATGTGCTTGGGCCCTTGGTTACTGATATTGCTCCCGGTTATGACCATATTACGTCGGCCATCGGCGGAGCCCTGGCGGCCATGCATGGGGCCGACTTTTTGTGTTATGTTACCCCGGCTGAACATCTGCGGCTGCCGACTGTCGAGGATGTTAAAGAAGGGATCATGGCCTCCCGGATCGCCGCCCATGCCGGAGATCTGGCCAAGGGGCTTAAAGGGGCCGAAGATATAGACCATAAAATGAGCAAGGCCCGGGGCGAACTGGACTGGGACGGGCAGTTTGATTGTGCACTGGATCCGGAAAAGGCCAGAGAATACCGCAAGTCATCCGAGCCCGATGAAAAAGAGGTTTGTACCATGTGCGGTGATTTTTGCGCAGTGAAACGTACTGCAAATCTGCTTAAATAA
- the argH gene encoding argininosuccinate lyase, with translation MSEKLWGGRFVESTDKLMESFNASIDVDKRLYESDIKGSQAHLEMMEKQGIISSEDAEALVQGLDTVKLRIDNDEMPFTDALEDIHMHVEETLGDVCGAVAKKLHTGRSRNDQVALDVRIYLKEETLNLIQMLKDFQTALVILADANKKTVMPGYTHMQRAQPVLFAHHMLAYYQMFKRDMARLEDSLERLDVMPLGSAALAGTTFPIDREYTCQVLGFSRVSENSMDAVSDRDFIMEFISHASICMIHLSRLSEELILWSTSEFAFITISDAFTTGSSIMPQKKNPDACELVRGKTGRVVGNLMAILTTMKSLPMAYNKDMQEDKEPLFDTVDTLKVCLEVYTRMFAHIDIHKDRMRDACMTGFLNATDFADYLVNKGVAFRTAHGIAGKAVNFALEQGKELDDLTLEELQSFSDLIEKDIYNFISLDAMVARRNSYGGTGFDNVSAAVDAAKKELGI, from the coding sequence ATGAGTGAAAAACTATGGGGCGGCCGGTTTGTCGAATCCACGGATAAATTGATGGAATCCTTTAACGCATCCATTGATGTGGATAAACGCCTTTATGAGAGCGACATCAAAGGCAGTCAGGCCCACCTTGAAATGATGGAAAAACAGGGGATCATCTCATCGGAAGATGCCGAAGCCCTGGTCCAGGGTCTGGATACGGTAAAACTACGGATTGATAACGATGAAATGCCGTTCACCGACGCCCTGGAAGACATCCACATGCATGTGGAGGAAACTTTAGGCGATGTCTGTGGGGCTGTGGCCAAAAAGCTTCATACGGGCAGAAGCCGTAATGACCAGGTGGCGCTGGATGTGCGCATTTATCTCAAAGAAGAAACCCTGAATCTGATCCAGATGCTCAAGGATTTTCAGACTGCCCTGGTAATCCTTGCCGATGCCAACAAAAAAACCGTGATGCCCGGATATACCCATATGCAGCGGGCCCAGCCTGTATTGTTTGCCCATCACATGCTGGCATACTACCAGATGTTCAAGCGGGATATGGCGCGTCTGGAGGATTCTTTGGAACGTCTGGATGTGATGCCCCTTGGTTCGGCTGCCCTGGCCGGCACCACGTTCCCCATTGACCGGGAATACACATGCCAGGTGCTGGGCTTTTCCCGGGTATCGGAAAATTCCATGGACGCCGTGTCCGACCGTGATTTTATCATGGAGTTCATTTCCCATGCATCCATCTGCATGATTCATCTCTCCCGTCTGTCCGAGGAACTGATTTTATGGTCCACATCGGAATTTGCCTTTATCACCATTTCCGATGCCTTTACCACAGGCTCTTCCATCATGCCCCAGAAAAAGAATCCGGATGCATGTGAACTTGTCCGGGGTAAAACAGGGCGCGTGGTGGGCAATCTCATGGCCATATTAACCACCATGAAATCACTGCCCATGGCATATAATAAGGATATGCAGGAAGACAAGGAACCCTTGTTCGATACCGTTGATACCTTGAAGGTCTGTCTTGAGGTGTATACCCGAATGTTTGCGCATATTGATATACATAAAGATCGGATGCGCGATGCCTGCATGACAGGGTTTTTAAATGCAACGGACTTTGCCGACTATCTGGTCAACAAAGGCGTCGCCTTCAGAACAGCCCACGGGATTGCCGGCAAGGCCGTAAATTTTGCCCTGGAGCAGGGCAAGGAACTGGATGATTTAACACTTGAAGAGTTACAGTCATTCAGTGATCTTATTGAAAAAGATATTTATAATTTCATCAGCCTGGATGCCATGGTGGCCCGGCGTAACTCCTATGGTGGAACCGGATTTGACAACGTATCTGCGGCCGTGGATGCGGCAAAAAAGGAGCTTGGCATTTGA
- the hslV gene encoding ATP-dependent protease subunit HslV — protein sequence MDNEQFHGTTILAIKTVDMVVVAGDGQVTLGNIVTKHKARKVRRIYNSRIITGFAGATADALTLAEKLEEKLDQYSGSLTRACVELAREWRTDKYLRRLEAMMIAADKENLYLLSGNGDVIEPDEGVISIGSGSTAAQAAATALIENTDFDPVQIVEKAMKIAGDICIYTNHHVTIETIGNN from the coding sequence ATGGATAATGAACAATTTCACGGTACCACAATTCTTGCCATCAAAACCGTAGACATGGTAGTGGTTGCAGGTGATGGACAGGTCACCTTAGGCAATATCGTAACAAAACATAAGGCGCGCAAGGTTCGACGCATTTATAACAGCCGAATTATTACCGGCTTTGCCGGGGCAACGGCCGATGCATTGACCCTGGCTGAAAAGCTTGAGGAAAAGCTGGATCAGTACAGCGGCAGCTTGACCCGGGCGTGTGTGGAACTTGCCCGGGAGTGGCGTACGGATAAATATCTTCGCCGTCTTGAGGCCATGATGATTGCGGCCGATAAAGAAAACCTGTATCTTCTATCGGGTAACGGTGATGTGATTGAACCGGATGAAGGTGTCATAAGTATCGGGTCCGGCAGCACCGCAGCCCAGGCGGCAGCGACTGCCCTGATTGAAAATACGGATTTTGACCCGGTGCAGATTGTGGAAAAGGCCATGAAAATTGCCGGAGATATCTGTATATATACCAATCACCATGTAACCATTGAAACCATTGGAAATAATTAA
- the argB gene encoding acetylglutamate kinase translates to MKNTVADILIEALPYIRQFSGKTVVIKYGGHAMVDEELKTNFSKDICLLKTIGLNPVVVHGGGPQINEVLKTMGITSTFIKGMRYTDNATMDVVEMVLGGKVNKDVVSRINLEGGKAVGLSGKDAGLILAEKMTIYHQEDESKPPEIIDPGMVGDVSRVNPEIIHTLTAQGFIPIIAPVGVGSQGETYNINADVVAAKIASALNAERLILVTDVDGVLDSDKNLISSVNESQAREMIRDNRISGGMIPKVECGLSALNAGVKKAHIINGKIAHAVLLELFTDSGIGTQLFTGDI, encoded by the coding sequence ATGAAAAATACTGTTGCAGATATATTGATAGAGGCATTGCCCTATATCCGGCAATTTTCCGGAAAGACCGTGGTGATCAAGTACGGCGGACACGCCATGGTGGATGAAGAACTGAAAACCAATTTTTCCAAGGATATCTGTCTGCTCAAGACCATTGGGCTAAATCCGGTGGTGGTTCATGGCGGGGGGCCCCAGATCAATGAGGTTCTTAAAACCATGGGGATTACATCTACGTTTATTAAGGGGATGCGCTACACGGACAATGCAACCATGGATGTAGTGGAGATGGTTTTAGGCGGCAAAGTGAACAAGGACGTGGTCTCCCGGATTAACCTGGAAGGCGGGAAAGCCGTGGGGCTTTCTGGCAAGGATGCCGGGTTGATTTTAGCCGAAAAAATGACCATTTACCACCAGGAGGATGAGAGTAAACCGCCTGAGATTATTGATCCGGGTATGGTGGGCGATGTGTCCCGTGTAAATCCTGAAATCATTCACACGCTGACCGCCCAGGGGTTTATTCCCATTATTGCGCCGGTGGGCGTGGGCAGCCAGGGCGAGACCTATAATATTAATGCGGATGTGGTGGCGGCAAAGATAGCCAGCGCCCTGAATGCCGAGCGCCTTATTCTTGTCACGGATGTGGACGGGGTGCTGGACAGTGACAAGAATCTTATCTCATCGGTGAACGAATCCCAGGCCCGGGAGATGATCCGGGATAACCGGATTTCAGGGGGCATGATTCCAAAGGTGGAATGCGGTCTTTCCGCCTTGAATGCCGGTGTTAAAAAGGCCCATATCATTAACGGGAAAATCGCCCATGCCGTTCTTCTTGAGCTGTTTACGGACTCCGGTATCGGCACCCAGCTGTTTACGGGCGATATTTAG
- a CDS encoding aspartate aminotransferase family protein gives MSIELTRDHVFQTYARQGRPFVKGEGAKLYDDQGNEYIDFLAGIAVCNLGHCHPEITAAIAAQAGTLVHVSNLFYTMPQAELAKSLTDKSFADRVFFANSGAEANEGAIKLARRFFQAKGQTDRYKIITMKQSFHGRTMATLSATGQDKIKKGFYPLLEGFAHVPFNDIEALKSALDETVCAVMMEPVQGEGGVIPADPGYLKAVRQLCTDTGTLLIFDEIQTGMGRCGTLFAHQSYGVTPDIMTLAKALANGVPIGAMLATEAAASGFEVGSHGSTFGGTPLATAAALEVVRLISEDGFLSSVCKKSAYFLKQLNVLKEKHQKVMDVRGKGLLIGMELDVSKGKTASEYLSECFKKGFIINAIQDKILRFAPPLIIGTAEINKLVAVLDSLLAGED, from the coding sequence ATGAGCATTGAACTTACCCGGGATCATGTGTTTCAGACCTATGCGCGGCAGGGCCGGCCCTTTGTCAAAGGAGAGGGCGCTAAACTGTATGACGATCAGGGCAATGAATATATCGATTTTCTGGCCGGCATCGCCGTATGCAATTTAGGGCACTGTCATCCGGAGATCACCGCAGCCATTGCTGCCCAGGCCGGAACACTGGTGCATGTTTCCAATCTGTTCTATACGATGCCCCAGGCCGAACTTGCAAAAAGTTTGACGGACAAATCCTTTGCGGACCGCGTGTTTTTTGCCAATTCAGGGGCCGAGGCCAATGAAGGGGCCATCAAACTTGCCCGGCGGTTTTTCCAGGCCAAGGGGCAGACCGACAGATATAAGATTATCACCATGAAGCAAAGTTTTCACGGACGGACCATGGCCACCTTGTCCGCCACAGGCCAGGACAAAATCAAAAAAGGGTTTTATCCCCTGCTTGAAGGATTTGCCCATGTGCCTTTCAATGATATTGAGGCACTGAAATCCGCTTTGGATGAGACGGTGTGTGCGGTGATGATGGAGCCGGTGCAGGGGGAGGGCGGGGTGATTCCTGCCGATCCCGGATATCTGAAAGCTGTAAGGCAGCTTTGCACGGATACCGGCACCCTGTTGATTTTTGATGAAATTCAGACCGGCATGGGGCGTTGCGGCACATTATTCGCCCATCAATCCTATGGTGTAACACCTGACATTATGACCCTTGCCAAAGCGCTTGCCAATGGGGTTCCCATTGGTGCCATGCTGGCCACAGAAGCGGCCGCATCGGGCTTTGAAGTGGGCAGTCACGGCTCTACCTTTGGCGGTACCCCCCTTGCCACGGCCGCCGCCCTTGAAGTGGTTCGGTTGATATCTGAGGATGGTTTTCTATCCTCGGTGTGCAAAAAAAGTGCCTATTTTCTGAAACAGCTTAATGTCTTAAAAGAAAAGCATCAAAAAGTGATGGATGTCAGGGGCAAAGGCCTGCTTATCGGTATGGAACTTGACGTCTCAAAAGGGAAAACCGCCTCGGAGTATCTGTCCGAGTGTTTCAAAAAAGGCTTTATTATTAATGCGATTCAAGATAAAATTCTTAGATTTGCACCGCCCCTTATTATAGGAACCGCCGAAATTAATAAGCTGGTTGCCGTACTGGACAGCCTGCTTGCAGGAGAAGATTAG
- a CDS encoding uracil-DNA glycosylase family protein translates to MDDCNGNTAQNSDCGHGVVQALNALSRFLKFQKSLGNQAMTLRADGFQLLDIWGTPSWPPPPFVAQGPEDARIAIVDSEGTFFEGEPGSLLVKMLGAMHLSASDVYICNTADNASFIRHVVAHKPSVVVALGEKACRTLKGTDEPLVKIRGHFFQCHGVSVMATHHPSVLVKIPALKRQAWEDLKQVMAFTGLDRHDS, encoded by the coding sequence ATGGATGATTGTAACGGGAATACGGCCCAAAATTCAGACTGCGGCCATGGGGTTGTCCAGGCGCTTAATGCCCTAAGCCGGTTTCTGAAATTCCAAAAAAGTTTGGGGAATCAGGCTATGACCCTGAGAGCGGATGGATTTCAGCTCCTTGACATATGGGGAACTCCTTCATGGCCGCCACCGCCCTTTGTTGCCCAGGGCCCTGAAGATGCGCGTATTGCAATTGTGGACAGTGAAGGGACCTTTTTTGAGGGGGAACCCGGCAGTCTTTTGGTGAAGATGCTTGGCGCCATGCATCTTTCAGCGTCTGATGTATATATTTGCAATACAGCGGACAATGCATCGTTTATCCGCCATGTAGTCGCGCACAAACCCAGTGTTGTTGTGGCATTGGGTGAAAAAGCCTGTCGGACGCTGAAGGGAACGGATGAACCCCTGGTTAAGATCCGGGGGCATTTTTTTCAATGTCACGGGGTTTCGGTCATGGCCACCCACCACCCCTCGGTGCTTGTGAAAATCCCTGCACTGAAACGTCAGGCCTGGGAAGATCTGAAACAGGTCATGGCATTCACAGGACTGGATCGTCATGATTCTTGA